A region of Lichenibacterium dinghuense DNA encodes the following proteins:
- a CDS encoding D-2-hydroxyacid dehydrogenase → MHQVVFLDRGTIARQIALRRPNFAHDYVEYERTSPEQVLDRLRSATIAIVNKVVLTAEILGRLPTLRLVAVAATGTDCIDKAFCREAGVTVMNIRDYAVRTVPEHVLALMLALRRSLIPFRQDVLDGEWQRAGQFCFFHHPIRDLGGARLGIVGKGALGQRVAAIGEALGMDVRFAGRKGERSPGPSHVSWEEFLATSDVISLHVPLTAETQGLIAMAEFRRMERRPLLLNTARGGLVNEEDLERALREGLVSGAGIDVTSPEPPTRDSPLMRIAALPNVIVTPHVAWASDEAMQGLADRLIDNIETFVAGEELDPATGGD, encoded by the coding sequence ATGCACCAAGTCGTTTTCCTGGATCGCGGAACCATCGCCCGGCAAATCGCGCTGCGTCGGCCGAACTTCGCCCACGATTATGTCGAGTACGAGAGAACGTCTCCCGAGCAGGTGCTCGATCGGCTTCGGAGCGCGACGATCGCGATCGTCAACAAGGTCGTCCTGACGGCCGAGATCCTCGGTCGCCTCCCGACGCTCCGGCTCGTGGCCGTGGCGGCCACGGGCACCGATTGCATCGACAAGGCGTTCTGCCGCGAGGCCGGCGTCACGGTGATGAACATCCGCGATTACGCCGTTCGAACCGTCCCCGAGCATGTCCTCGCCCTGATGCTGGCCCTGCGCCGGTCGCTCATCCCCTTCCGGCAGGACGTCCTGGACGGCGAATGGCAACGGGCCGGACAGTTTTGCTTCTTCCATCACCCGATCCGCGACCTCGGCGGCGCGCGCCTCGGGATCGTCGGCAAGGGAGCCCTCGGGCAGAGGGTCGCGGCGATCGGCGAAGCGCTTGGCATGGACGTGCGCTTCGCCGGGCGGAAGGGGGAGCGTTCGCCCGGTCCGTCCCATGTGTCCTGGGAGGAGTTCCTCGCCACCAGCGACGTGATCTCCCTCCACGTTCCACTGACGGCCGAGACCCAGGGGCTGATCGCGATGGCCGAGTTCCGGCGCATGGAGCGCAGGCCCCTGCTCCTCAACACCGCGCGCGGTGGTCTCGTGAATGAGGAGGACCTTGAGCGCGCCCTGCGGGAGGGGCTCGTCAGTGGCGCGGGGATAGACGTGACCTCGCCGGAGCCGCCCACCCGCGACAGTCCGCTGATGCGGATCGCGGCGCTTCCGAACGTCATCGTCACACCGCACGTCGCCTGGGCCAGCGACGAGGCCATGCAGGGGCTCGCCGATCGCCTGATCGACAACATCGAGACGTTCGTGGCCGGCGAGGAGCTCGACCCCGCGACGGGCGGCGACTGA
- a CDS encoding TRAP transporter substrate-binding protein, translated as MTKHNLGAGPDRRTVLAAGLLAPLAAPAVVRAASPEFSLKFATGQAPTHPNNVRMREAIDRIRDRTAGRIEIRLFPANQLGTETDVLSQLRVGGIELLLLSASILATLVPVAGIANTAYAFPEYDAVWKAMDGGLGRYTRAQIEKVGLLCPAKVWDNGFRQITASNRDIREPRDLLGFKVRVPPAPMLTSFFATIGASPTPMNFAEVYAALQTHVIDGQENALSLIETTKLYEVQRFCSMTGHSWDGYWPLANRRAWGRLPDDLKTILVTEFDRSVLDQRADLAERDRTLQSELTAKGMAFRDVDKAQFRAVLAKTSYYTDWKARYGTEAWSELEAVCGKLA; from the coding sequence ATGACGAAGCATAACCTCGGGGCCGGTCCCGATCGCCGCACGGTCCTGGCCGCGGGCCTGTTGGCACCGCTCGCCGCACCCGCCGTGGTTCGGGCGGCCAGCCCGGAGTTCAGCCTCAAGTTCGCCACCGGCCAAGCCCCGACCCATCCGAACAACGTCCGCATGCGCGAGGCCATCGATCGAATCCGCGATCGGACGGCCGGGCGGATCGAGATCCGCCTGTTCCCGGCCAATCAACTCGGCACGGAGACCGACGTCCTGTCGCAACTCCGCGTCGGCGGCATCGAACTCCTCCTGTTGTCGGCTTCCATCCTCGCGACCCTGGTCCCGGTCGCGGGCATCGCCAACACGGCGTACGCGTTCCCGGAATACGACGCCGTTTGGAAGGCCATGGACGGCGGTCTCGGCCGCTACACGCGAGCCCAGATCGAGAAGGTCGGCCTGCTCTGCCCGGCCAAGGTATGGGACAACGGCTTCCGCCAGATCACGGCGTCGAACCGGGACATCCGCGAGCCCCGCGACCTGCTGGGCTTCAAGGTCAGGGTCCCGCCCGCGCCCATGCTGACGTCGTTCTTCGCCACCATCGGCGCCTCGCCGACGCCGATGAATTTCGCCGAGGTGTACGCCGCCCTGCAAACGCACGTCATCGACGGTCAGGAGAACGCGCTGTCGCTGATCGAGACCACCAAGCTCTACGAAGTCCAGAGGTTCTGCTCGATGACGGGCCACAGCTGGGACGGCTACTGGCCGCTCGCCAACCGGCGCGCCTGGGGCCGCCTGCCGGACGATCTCAAGACCATCCTGGTCACCGAGTTCGATCGGTCCGTCCTCGACCAGCGCGCCGACCTGGCCGAGCGGGACCGAACGCTCCAAAGCGAGTTGACCGCCAAGGGGATGGCGTTCCGCGACGTCGACAAGGCGCAGTTCCGCGCCGTGCTCGCCAAGACCTCCTACTACACGGATTGGAAGGCGAGGTACGGGACGGAAGCTTGGTCGGAGCTGGAGGCGGTCTGTGGCAAGCTGGCTTGA
- a CDS encoding enoyl-CoA hydratase/isomerase family protein translates to MTDVLVERRGRVAVLTLSRPRAGNRITQPMAAELIAALDGARRDSGTAGCVLTGAGDVFCLGGDYQGAGPTTAGRMEFGRAHIDLIDAMSRLGKPLVAAVNGDAHAGGFALTVACDMAFVAEDATMGLPEAAHGLFPFLALSIVRDTLPKKLLFEIVYGARLLDAQEACAHHLANAALPKDGVLARAIETVERAARANPDVLALGRDLYHAARSTSGAEALDMARFALGAALGARDEARP, encoded by the coding sequence ATGACCGATGTCCTCGTCGAGCGGAGGGGGCGCGTCGCCGTCCTGACCCTGTCGCGCCCGCGGGCCGGCAATCGCATCACGCAACCCATGGCGGCCGAATTGATCGCTGCGCTCGACGGAGCGAGGCGGGACTCCGGGACCGCGGGCTGCGTCCTGACCGGGGCCGGCGACGTGTTTTGCCTGGGCGGTGACTACCAGGGTGCGGGGCCCACGACGGCGGGCCGCATGGAGTTCGGACGCGCCCACATCGACCTCATCGATGCGATGTCGCGGCTCGGCAAGCCGCTCGTCGCCGCCGTGAACGGCGATGCCCATGCGGGCGGTTTCGCCCTCACGGTCGCCTGCGACATGGCGTTCGTGGCGGAGGACGCCACCATGGGGCTGCCGGAGGCGGCGCACGGGCTCTTCCCGTTCCTGGCCCTCTCGATCGTACGGGACACGTTGCCCAAGAAGCTCCTGTTCGAGATCGTGTACGGCGCGCGACTGCTCGATGCACAGGAGGCCTGCGCGCACCACCTCGCGAACGCGGCCCTTCCGAAGGACGGCGTGCTGGCGCGGGCCATCGAGACGGTCGAGCGGGCGGCGCGCGCCAACCCCGACGTCCTGGCCCTCGGCCGGGACCTGTACCACGCGGCGCGGAGCACCAGTGGGGCCGAGGCGCTCGACATGGCCCGTTTCGCCCTCGGGGCAGCCCTGGGGGCCCGTGACGAGGCTCGGCCCTGA
- a CDS encoding isocitrate lyase/PEP mutase family protein — translation MTRSEAFRALLRRPPFVCMGAHDAVTAKLAEQAGAPAIYVSGFAASAIVAGAPDMGLLSQTEMFEHIRRICRVTKVPVFADADTGYGGVLDAQRTMRLWEEAGASVLHLEDQAVPKKCGHFAGKQIVSAEEMQQKLRAMLQARRDPNFFIVARTDSLAVTGLEDAIARLTRYAEVGADGLYCDAMESVEQMKEISRRLRPLGKPLLFNMARSGKSPYLSLNEVHELGFDYALCPIEPMFAMHKAVKTMMERFMAEGCSTDAVADLLTPFDEFNEFVGMSEMVASERRFAG, via the coding sequence TTGACCCGTTCCGAAGCGTTCCGCGCCCTGCTGAGGCGCCCGCCCTTCGTCTGCATGGGCGCGCACGACGCCGTGACGGCCAAGCTCGCCGAACAGGCGGGTGCCCCGGCGATCTACGTCAGCGGCTTCGCCGCCTCGGCGATCGTCGCGGGGGCGCCCGACATGGGGCTCCTGTCCCAGACGGAGATGTTCGAGCACATCCGCCGCATCTGCCGGGTCACGAAGGTCCCGGTCTTCGCCGACGCCGACACGGGCTACGGCGGCGTGCTCGACGCACAGCGCACGATGCGCCTGTGGGAAGAGGCCGGGGCGTCCGTCCTCCATCTGGAGGATCAAGCCGTTCCGAAGAAGTGCGGGCATTTCGCGGGCAAGCAGATCGTCAGCGCCGAGGAGATGCAGCAGAAGCTCCGCGCCATGCTGCAGGCGCGCCGCGATCCCAACTTCTTCATCGTCGCGCGCACGGACTCGCTCGCCGTGACGGGGCTCGAGGACGCCATCGCCCGGTTGACGAGGTATGCCGAGGTCGGGGCGGACGGATTGTACTGCGACGCCATGGAGAGCGTCGAGCAGATGAAGGAGATCAGCCGCCGCCTGCGGCCCCTCGGCAAGCCGTTGCTGTTCAACATGGCGCGATCGGGCAAGAGCCCGTACCTTTCGCTCAACGAGGTCCATGAACTCGGCTTCGACTACGCGCTCTGCCCGATCGAGCCGATGTTCGCCATGCACAAGGCCGTCAAGACCATGATGGAGCGCTTCATGGCCGAGGGCTGCTCGACCGATGCCGTCGCGGACCTGCTGACGCCCTTCGATGAGTTCAACGAATTCGTGGGCATGTCCGAGATGGTGGCGAGCGAGCGGCGGTTCGCCGGCTGA
- a CDS encoding LacI family DNA-binding transcriptional regulator produces MEDVAAMAAVSAMTVSRALRDPNSVTAETRQRIEAAVDATGYVPNRIASSLASQRTNIVGLIVPSLRNSLFAETIQGVSDMLGSEHPLMISDSGYTLRGEEVAIRAFLTQRICGILLHNTKHTARSRAMLRNAGIPCVETGNVVRPPVDMAVGFSNHDAAQAMTEFLLQKGYRRIGFVSLPVKENDRAAERRAGHLTALARAGVDADPALILESQPGLRSGGEALVRLVGSAPDMDAVFLSGDVLATGALLEANRRGWDVPGRIAIVGSDDNELQESVSPPLTTLRFPRYEIGRRAASMLMDRLTGRASGPAVLDLGFTIVERASA; encoded by the coding sequence ATGGAGGACGTCGCCGCTATGGCGGCCGTCTCGGCCATGACGGTCTCGCGCGCGCTGCGGGACCCGAACTCCGTCACGGCCGAGACGCGCCAACGCATCGAGGCCGCGGTCGACGCCACGGGCTACGTCCCGAACCGGATCGCCAGCAGCCTCGCCTCGCAGCGGACCAACATCGTCGGCCTCATCGTGCCGAGCCTGCGCAACTCCCTCTTCGCGGAGACCATCCAGGGCGTGTCGGACATGCTGGGTTCGGAACACCCCCTGATGATCTCGGACAGCGGCTACACGCTCAGGGGCGAGGAGGTCGCCATCCGGGCGTTCCTGACGCAGCGGATCTGCGGAATCCTGCTCCACAACACGAAGCACACGGCCCGCAGCCGGGCCATGCTGCGCAACGCCGGGATCCCCTGCGTGGAGACCGGCAACGTCGTCCGGCCGCCGGTCGACATGGCGGTGGGCTTCTCGAACCACGACGCCGCGCAGGCCATGACGGAGTTCCTGCTTCAGAAAGGCTACCGCCGCATCGGCTTCGTCAGCCTGCCCGTCAAGGAGAACGACCGGGCGGCCGAGCGACGGGCCGGACACCTCACGGCGCTCGCGCGCGCGGGCGTGGACGCCGACCCCGCCCTGATCCTCGAGAGCCAACCGGGGCTCCGGAGCGGCGGCGAGGCGCTCGTGCGGCTCGTCGGGTCCGCACCGGACATGGACGCGGTTTTCCTTTCGGGCGACGTCCTCGCAACGGGAGCCCTCCTCGAAGCCAACCGCCGCGGCTGGGATGTCCCGGGGCGCATCGCCATCGTGGGATCCGACGACAACGAGTTGCAGGAGAGCGTGTCGCCGCCCCTGACCACGCTTCGCTTCCCCCGCTACGAGATCGGCCGCCGCGCCGCCTCCATGCTGATGGATCGCCTGACGGGCCGCGCGAGCGGCCCGGCCGTCCTCGACCTCGGCTTCACCATCGTGGAACGCGCCAGCGCCTGA
- a CDS encoding MFS transporter produces the protein MDEIEARTMRKVLRRFVPLLVACFVVGFLDRVNVGFAALTMSRDLGFSATVFGLGAGLFFVSYFLLEVPSNLALERYGARRWIARIMATWGVLSMLTAFVWNEWSFYGARILLGAAEAGFFPGVVLYLTYWIPNRHRGRVVASFMAAMPLASVIGSPISGYLMSMDGLWGLKGWQLLYLVEGLPAVLLAGVVLLVLRDSPSQAEWLAPEERAWLAAQLASERGGRTAIVTHGFSGVVSNPLILLLSAVYFGIVFFNFGLSFFLPQIVHGFGLSLTTTGLVAALPFLVAAVGMVAWGRRSDRRDERRIHLVVPMALAVAGLGGSTLVAAPVAKLVLLCVAAFGVFSALPVFWALLPGLLSPAAAAIAFAVVNSLGNLSGFAAPYIVGAIKDATGHLEGGLQVIAGYGIVAIVILVLVLRRQPRTVAGDWGAAHVAE, from the coding sequence ATGGATGAGATCGAGGCCCGCACGATGCGGAAAGTGCTGCGGCGGTTCGTGCCGCTGCTCGTCGCGTGTTTCGTCGTCGGCTTCCTCGATCGCGTGAACGTCGGCTTCGCCGCGCTCACCATGAGCCGGGACCTCGGCTTCTCGGCCACCGTGTTCGGCCTCGGCGCCGGGCTCTTCTTCGTCAGCTACTTCCTCCTGGAAGTGCCCTCGAACCTCGCGCTCGAGCGCTACGGCGCCAGGCGCTGGATCGCCCGCATCATGGCGACCTGGGGCGTGCTGTCGATGTTGACCGCGTTCGTCTGGAACGAGTGGAGCTTCTACGGCGCCCGGATCCTGCTCGGCGCCGCGGAGGCCGGGTTCTTCCCGGGCGTCGTGCTCTACCTCACCTACTGGATCCCGAACCGTCATCGCGGGCGTGTGGTGGCGAGCTTCATGGCCGCCATGCCGCTGGCCAGCGTCATCGGTTCCCCGATCTCGGGCTACCTGATGAGCATGGACGGACTCTGGGGACTCAAGGGCTGGCAGCTCCTCTACCTGGTCGAAGGCCTGCCGGCCGTACTGCTGGCCGGAGTCGTCCTCCTCGTGTTGCGCGACTCCCCGTCGCAAGCCGAATGGCTCGCGCCCGAGGAGCGGGCCTGGCTCGCCGCGCAGCTCGCCTCCGAGCGCGGCGGCAGGACGGCCATCGTGACGCACGGCTTCTCCGGCGTCGTCTCCAACCCCCTCATCCTGCTCCTGTCCGCCGTCTACTTCGGCATCGTCTTCTTCAACTTCGGCCTGAGTTTCTTCCTGCCCCAGATCGTGCACGGATTCGGACTCAGCCTGACCACGACCGGCCTCGTCGCCGCCCTGCCGTTCCTCGTCGCCGCCGTCGGCATGGTCGCGTGGGGCCGCAGGTCCGACCGGCGCGACGAGCGCCGGATCCACCTCGTCGTTCCCATGGCGCTCGCGGTGGCGGGTCTCGGCGGGTCCACCCTCGTCGCCGCTCCGGTCGCCAAGCTCGTCCTCCTGTGCGTGGCGGCCTTCGGCGTCTTCTCCGCGCTCCCCGTCTTCTGGGCGCTGCTTCCAGGCCTGCTGTCGCCCGCCGCGGCCGCCATCGCCTTCGCGGTCGTCAACTCCCTCGGCAACCTGTCGGGCTTCGCGGCGCCATACATCGTCGGAGCCATCAAGGACGCGACGGGCCACCTCGAAGGCGGCCTGCAGGTGATCGCCGGCTACGGCATCGTCGCCATCGTGATCCTGGTGCTCGTGCTCAGACGCCAGCCCCGCACCGTCGCGGGCGATTGGGGAGCCGCCCATGTCGCCGAATGA
- a CDS encoding carboxymuconolactone decarboxylase family protein has translation MSPNDGAPDRGTTRGGRARDQARDKVADLVGLGGLWSAALDPLIETHPDFVEAYVDLASHPWRAGRLAPKTRHLVGLSLSAAATHLYRPGIRSHCRAAIDAGATADEILETLMLASTLGVHACVLGVPILTEKLAAKGDTAASPTRDDARRGALKAEFVKRRGYWNPVWDGLLALDPDYFAAFTAFSSMPWRSGALEPKVKEFIYIATDVSATHQFAPGTHIHVENALGLGASAEEILEVMQLASTLGIETFEVALPIVLEELGARA, from the coding sequence ATGTCGCCGAATGACGGGGCGCCGGATCGGGGGACGACGCGCGGCGGCCGGGCGAGGGACCAAGCCCGCGACAAGGTCGCCGACCTCGTGGGGCTCGGGGGGCTCTGGTCCGCGGCGCTCGACCCGCTCATCGAGACCCACCCCGACTTCGTCGAGGCCTACGTCGATCTCGCGAGCCATCCATGGCGGGCCGGTCGCCTCGCACCGAAGACACGGCACCTCGTCGGGCTGTCCCTGTCGGCGGCCGCAACCCACCTCTACCGGCCGGGGATCCGCTCACATTGCCGTGCGGCGATCGACGCCGGCGCGACGGCCGACGAGATCCTGGAAACGTTGATGTTGGCCAGCACGCTCGGCGTCCACGCCTGCGTGCTCGGCGTGCCGATCCTCACCGAGAAGCTCGCCGCCAAGGGGGACACCGCCGCATCTCCGACCCGCGACGACGCTCGACGGGGAGCATTGAAGGCTGAGTTCGTGAAACGCCGGGGCTACTGGAACCCGGTCTGGGACGGCCTGCTCGCCCTTGATCCCGATTACTTCGCCGCCTTCACGGCGTTCTCGTCCATGCCCTGGCGCTCGGGGGCCCTCGAGCCCAAGGTCAAGGAGTTCATCTACATCGCCACGGATGTGTCGGCGACGCACCAGTTCGCCCCCGGGACCCACATCCACGTCGAGAACGCTCTCGGCCTCGGCGCGAGCGCGGAGGAGATCCTCGAGGTGATGCAACTCGCCAGCACCCTGGGCATCGAGACCTTCGAGGTCGCGCTTCCCATCGTCCTCGAGGAACTCGGCGCACGCGCATGA
- a CDS encoding glycerate kinase type-2 family protein: MKPDLPSAPDRHDGARPEADPTQGGRGFLRILFDTAIAAAHPERCIAPHLPPRPKGRTVVIGAGKAAAAMAAAVEARWTSPLDGLVITRYGHGAPTSSIEVVEAAHPVPDDAGARATARILERVGGLTSDDLVLCLLSGGGSALLAAPAPGLTLADKQAVNHDLLRSGADIAEMNCVRRHLSAVKGGRLARAVAPASLVTLAVSDVPRDDLATIASGPTVPDPTTLADARAVLQKYGISPPPAVAALLASGIAETPKPGDACFDRSRTVLVARPQSALDAAAAVARAAGVTPVLLGDAIEGEAREVARVMAAIARSCRAHGHPQPAPCVLLSGGETTVTVRGTGRGGRNAEFLLALAIALDGLPGVSALAGDTDGIDGSEDNAGAFADADTLARARALGLDARASLAANDGYGFFSALGDLVLTGPTLTNVNDFRAILIAGT; the protein is encoded by the coding sequence ATGAAGCCCGACCTCCCATCCGCGCCGGATCGGCACGACGGGGCGCGACCGGAGGCCGACCCCACCCAGGGCGGGAGAGGCTTCCTACGCATCCTCTTCGACACCGCCATCGCCGCCGCGCATCCGGAGCGCTGCATCGCCCCGCACCTTCCACCGAGGCCCAAGGGTCGGACGGTGGTGATCGGCGCCGGCAAGGCGGCGGCCGCCATGGCGGCGGCCGTCGAGGCGCGCTGGACGTCGCCACTCGACGGCCTGGTGATCACGCGTTACGGCCACGGCGCGCCGACCTCGTCGATCGAAGTCGTCGAGGCCGCACATCCCGTGCCCGACGATGCGGGGGCGAGGGCCACCGCACGCATCCTGGAGCGCGTCGGCGGCCTCACCTCCGACGATCTCGTCCTCTGTCTGCTCTCCGGTGGTGGATCGGCATTGCTGGCGGCTCCGGCTCCGGGACTCACCCTCGCGGACAAGCAGGCCGTCAACCACGACTTGCTGAGGAGCGGCGCCGACATCGCGGAGATGAACTGCGTCCGCCGACACCTCTCGGCCGTCAAGGGCGGTCGCCTGGCGCGGGCCGTCGCGCCCGCGAGCCTTGTCACGCTCGCCGTCTCGGACGTGCCGAGGGACGACCTCGCCACGATCGCGTCGGGCCCGACCGTGCCGGATCCCACGACCCTGGCCGATGCGCGCGCGGTGCTGCAGAAGTACGGGATCAGCCCGCCGCCCGCCGTCGCGGCCCTGCTCGCCTCCGGGATCGCGGAGACGCCGAAGCCGGGCGACGCCTGTTTCGACCGCTCGCGGACCGTGCTCGTCGCACGACCGCAATCGGCGCTCGACGCCGCGGCCGCGGTCGCGCGGGCCGCCGGCGTCACGCCGGTGCTCCTCGGCGACGCGATCGAAGGCGAGGCGCGCGAGGTGGCCCGGGTCATGGCCGCGATCGCCAGGTCGTGCCGCGCCCATGGCCATCCACAGCCGGCGCCCTGCGTCCTCCTTTCGGGCGGGGAGACGACCGTGACGGTCCGGGGGACGGGGCGGGGCGGGCGCAACGCCGAGTTCCTGCTCGCGCTCGCGATCGCGCTCGACGGCCTGCCCGGAGTCTCAGCCCTCGCGGGCGACACCGACGGGATCGACGGTTCGGAGGACAATGCGGGCGCCTTCGCGGACGCCGACACACTGGCACGGGCCCGCGCCCTGGGTCTGGACGCGCGAGCCAGCCTCGCCGCGAACGACGGATACGGCTTCTTCTCCGCGCTCGGCGACCTCGTCCTCACCGGCCCCACGCTGACCAACGTCAACGATTTCCGGGCCATCCTGATCGCGGGGACCTGA
- a CDS encoding GMC family oxidoreductase — MREHLRLDGDYDYIVVGSGSAGCVVANRLSGDPTKRVLVLEAGGRDDWIWFHIPVGYLYAIGNPRADWMFQTETEPGLNGRSLKYPRGKVIGGSSAINAMISMRGQAADYDGWRQLGLAGWSWADVAPVFRRLDDHFLGDTEHHGAGGEWRVEQPRLRWDVLDAIGRAAVEMGVPATDDFNTGDNTGVGYFHVNQKRGFRWSAARGFLRPALKRPNLRLETGVLVERVLVEGGRAVGVRFRRGDRVLEARARGEVVLSAGSLGSAQLLQLSGIGSAAWLAEAGIPTVLDRPGVGRNLQDHLQQRAIYRVHGVKTLNETYHSLMGRGLMGLHYALLRRGPLTMAPSQLGIFTTSSRDYDRPNLQFHVQPLSLDKFGDPLHKYPAVTVSACNLRPSSRGTVRLRSADPADKPRIAPNYLDTDEDRRVASDAIRVTRRLMGQPALGRYRPDEVLPGPSVGDDDDALARAAGDIGTTIFHPVGTARMGRPSDPAAVVDERLRVIGLDGLRVIDASVMPTITSGNTNTPTVMIGDKGARMVLEDARRVAAS; from the coding sequence ATGCGCGAACACCTGAGGCTCGACGGCGACTACGACTACATCGTCGTCGGTTCGGGTTCGGCGGGCTGCGTCGTGGCGAACCGGCTCTCAGGGGACCCGACGAAGAGGGTCCTCGTCCTCGAGGCGGGCGGGCGCGACGACTGGATCTGGTTCCACATCCCGGTCGGTTACCTCTACGCCATCGGCAACCCACGCGCGGACTGGATGTTCCAGACGGAGACGGAGCCGGGCCTGAACGGCCGCTCGCTCAAGTACCCCCGCGGCAAGGTGATCGGGGGATCCTCGGCCATCAACGCCATGATCTCCATGCGGGGCCAAGCCGCCGATTACGACGGGTGGCGCCAACTCGGGCTTGCCGGCTGGTCGTGGGCGGACGTCGCGCCCGTGTTCCGCCGCCTCGACGACCACTTCCTGGGTGACACCGAGCACCACGGCGCGGGTGGGGAGTGGCGGGTCGAGCAGCCTCGCCTGCGCTGGGACGTGCTCGACGCCATCGGGCGAGCCGCGGTCGAGATGGGCGTGCCCGCGACGGATGACTTCAACACCGGCGACAATACCGGCGTGGGATACTTCCACGTCAACCAGAAGCGCGGCTTCCGTTGGTCGGCGGCTCGCGGCTTCCTCAGGCCCGCCCTGAAACGTCCCAACCTGCGCCTCGAGACCGGGGTGCTGGTCGAGCGCGTGCTGGTCGAGGGCGGGAGGGCGGTGGGCGTGCGCTTCCGCCGTGGCGACCGCGTCCTCGAGGCGCGAGCCCGCGGCGAGGTGGTGCTGTCCGCGGGTTCGCTCGGTTCCGCCCAACTCCTGCAATTGTCGGGCATCGGTTCGGCGGCCTGGCTCGCCGAGGCCGGCATACCCACCGTCCTCGACAGGCCCGGGGTCGGCCGCAACCTCCAGGACCACCTGCAGCAGCGTGCGATATATCGCGTCCACGGCGTCAAGACGCTCAACGAGACCTACCACTCCCTCATGGGGCGCGGCCTGATGGGCCTGCACTACGCCCTGCTCCGGCGGGGACCGCTCACGATGGCGCCCTCGCAACTCGGCATCTTCACGACCTCGTCCCGCGACTACGATCGACCCAACCTCCAGTTCCACGTCCAGCCGCTGTCGCTCGACAAGTTCGGCGATCCGCTCCACAAGTATCCGGCCGTGACGGTCTCGGCCTGCAACCTGCGGCCCAGCTCGCGCGGCACCGTGCGGCTGCGGTCCGCCGACCCGGCCGACAAGCCCCGCATCGCCCCCAATTACCTCGACACGGACGAGGACCGGCGCGTCGCGTCCGACGCGATCCGCGTCACGCGACGACTGATGGGGCAGCCCGCGCTCGGGCGCTACCGCCCGGACGAAGTGTTGCCCGGCCCGTCGGTCGGGGACGACGACGATGCGCTGGCGCGGGCCGCGGGCGACATCGGCACGACCATCTTCCATCCCGTCGGCACCGCCAGGATGGGTCGGCCCTCGGACCCGGCCGCGGTCGTGGACGAGCGGCTGCGCGTGATCGGGCTCGACGGCTTGAGGGTGATCGACGCCTCCGTGATGCCGACCATCACGTCGGGCAACACCAACACGCCCACGGTCATGATCGGCGACAAGGGCGCCCGCATGGTGCTCGAGGACGCGCGGCGCGTGGCCGCTTCGTGA